GACCCCTGGAATCCTTGGACCCTTTTTGCTTGCAATCTCTATACTTGTTATACGTGTAAAAGACTTTGTATGTATGTCAAGAATGTTGGTTACTCCAGGCGGTAGTTGGGGGCCTCTTTGGTGATGATCACGTCATGGACGTGGCTCTCGCGGAATCCGGCGACCGTGATACGGATGAATTCCGCTTTCTCCTGCAGTTCGGGGATGGTGCGGCACCCGCAGTAGCCCATGCCGGAGCGGAGTCCTCCCACAAGCTGATAGATGCTCTCCGCAAGGGACCCCTTATAGGGGACGCGGCCTTCGATCCCCTCGGGGACCAGTTTCCTCTCCAGGGTCTCGTGTTCCTGAAAATACCGGTCCTTGCTTCCCGAAGACATGGCCCCGATGGAGCCCATGCCGCGATAGACCTTGTAGCTTCGCCCCTGAAAGAGCACGGTCTCTCCGGGGCTCTCTTCCACACCGGCCAGGAGACCGCCGATCATGACCAAATTGGCCCCGGCCACCATGGCCTTGGTAATATCCCCGGAATATTTGATCCCCCCGTCGGCAATGACCGGCACATGAGACTCTCGGGCTACTTTGGCGCAGTCCATGATGGCCGTAATCTGAGGGATTCCGGCCCCGGCGACAACGCGGGTCGTACAGATGGAGCCGGGCCCGATCCCGACCTTTATGGCATCGGCCCCCGCCTCGATCAGGTCCCTGGCCCCCTGGGCCGTGGCCACGTTCCCGGCCACCAGATCTCTGTCCGGATAGGTTTTTTTAATCTGCCGGACGGCCTCGAGCACCCCTTCGGAATGGCCATGGGCCGTGTCCACACAGAGCACGTCCACACCGGAGCGGATCAGGGCCTCTGCGCGCATCAGGGCCTCCTCGCCCACACCGATGGCGGCGCCGACCCGGAGCCTGCCCAGATCGTCCTTGCAGGCATTGGGAAATTTCATCTTCTTCTCGATATCCTTGATGGTAATCAATCCCTTGAGGTTTCCGTCACGATCCACGACCAGGAGCTTTTCGATCCGGTGCTGGTGGAGGATCTCCTTGGCCTCCTCCAGGGTGGTTCCTTCCGGGGCCGTGATCAGATTCTTCTTGGTCATGACCTCGGAGACCTTGAGGTCGAGACGGGTCTCGAATCTGAGATCCCGGTTGGTCAGGATCCCGACCAGACGGTTTCCTCTAGTGACGGGGACTCCGGAGATACGGTACTTATCCATGATGGCCATGGCCTCGTGGATCCTGCGGTCCGGTTCTATGGTAATGGGATCCACGATCATCCCGCTTTCGGATTTTTTGACCTTGTCGATCTCCATGACCTGCCGCTCCAGGGACATGGCCTTATGGATGAAGGCGATCCCCCCCTCCTGGGCCAGGGCGATCCCCAGTCTCGCCTCGGAAACCGTATCCATGGCCGAGCTCACGATGGGAATGTTCAGCCGGATCCGTCCCGTGAGATAGGTTGAGGTGTCCGTATCCTTGGGGAGCACGCTGGAGCGGGCCGGCACCAGGAGCACATCATCGTAGGTCAATCCAAGCCGGATCTGTTCATGGTTCATGTTTTTTTTTATCCTCATCCAAGAGACCGGACGGCACATGGAGACGGGCAGACCGTCCGTCCATCCCTCACTTGAGGCGCCCCCTGCGTTGACCGCGGCTGATGCAAAGAGAGTAAACCACAGGGGAACCCTGCAAGATATGAAATAATAAATTGAATTGAAAAACTAACATACAAGAGTTCATCCGTCAAGAAGGAAATCGCACGTGGGTTTAAGAAGCGGGGCCGCTTGACGGAATCCTCTTTTTCCGTTACAAAAGATCCAATGATTGAAAGACCGAAGACGTTTCCGGTCTTTTTCAGAGGCGCCTCCGGAGTCCGGGGGGTGGGGGGCGGCCATTGTCCGGATCAAGCCGGGATGATGAAAAGGGATACCACAGAGCACACAGAGAACACGGAGAAAAGCAGCGCCTTGTTAAAAGCAAAACCTTTTCACCGCAGAGCACACAGAGAACGCAGAGGAAAGGCCTTTTAGGTAAGAACGAAAACCAAGACCTCTTCACCGCAGAGGCGCGGAGGGCGCTTGGCACAAACAACTGCCGTTTTTTTATGCAGATTCGTGTTCATTCGTGGCAGAAAAATTTTGTTTTCTCTGTTCCCTGTGGTTATCTTCTGACTGACGGAGGCCGATATGGAAAAGAAGATTGGGAAAAGCAGGCTGACTCTGGTGCGCGGGGATATCACGCAGGCGGAGACTGAAGCCATCGTGAATGCGGCCAACTCGTCTCTCATGGGAGGCGGAGGCGTGGACGGGGCCATTCACCGGGCCGGAGGCCCGAAGATCCTGGAGGAGTGCAAGGCCATTGTGGCCAGGCAGGGGAGATGCGGAACCGGCGAAGCGGTCATCACGTCCGGAGGAAACCTAAAGGCCCGGTATGTTATCCATACCGTGGGGCCGGTCTGGTCCGGCGGGGGTCGAAACGAACGGGAACTTCTATCCGATGCCTACAGGAACAGCCTCAGGCTTGCGAAGGAGAATCACATCCGCTCCATCTCATTCCCATCCGTCAGCACCGGGGCCTACCGGTTCCCCATCGAGGAGGCGGCCGGAATCGCCCTTTCAACCGTTCGGGACTTTCTCACGGAGCACCCCATGGACGAGGTCCGGTTTGTGCTCTTTTCTGAAAACGATCTTAAGGTTTATGAGGATGCATTCAGGAAGGCATTCCATTGATTAGAGATCTGCAGCCCTTATTCATCTGTGATTAATATCAATTTCTTCATAGATCCAAATCGGCATTCTGGAATCCATACTCTGATTCTGGTTCGCTGACTATCCAGCGTATATTCTCAGCGGTCATTTTCCCGATCCCTTCAACTTCCTTCAGTTCTTCCAGACGGGCTGAAATTGCATTTTCTACGCTACCAAAGGTTTTCAGTAACCGTCCGGCCTTCGCCGGGCCGATACCCGGTAAGCCCTGTAGAATCTGAAGCTGTGTTCTATGTTTACCCTTGGGTCGTTTCCCCTTGTGAGGTAATGCACCAACGGAAATTCTTCTCATCTGTTTGGCAGCGTAACATATGAGCTGGGCGCTTTCTTTCGGGCTCTGTGAGCGTAGAACTGGAATTCCTAAAAAGAGACTGATTGTAATCAGAGCGCCCTGGATCGCTTCTCGTCGCATTCCGCTTGTGGCCAGATCACCGGCTGTTCCCTCTAAGATAAGGACCGGACGCTTCGGCGAGGAAGCAAGTCTGCATGCTTGATCAAAGAGCCGTCCATTCTGGATGGAAACTGTAAAATCCAACAAGGTCTTCCTCTCAAAAAGGAAGTTACCCTCTACTTCATAATCCCCCAGAGCAAGACGTTGTACAAAAACTTCGACATCCTCCAAAACCTTTAACGCTTCTATTGTGCCGCTTCTTTGTTCGCGATCATCTGCAATGATTCGGATAAGAGGTGTTTGACAGGAGAAACCGGTATCCATATTTTGCATTTTTATCAATTTTTATGGGAATTGTAAATCTAATTTTTTTTGTGGAGGGCGCGCCCGACCATGATACGAAAAAGCCGCCCATGCTCAATTCACAAAAGCGGGGGCGTTGTCCAGTATTTCAAAACCCTGGTCCACGGAGATATCCCGGATCATGTAAACGCTGAAGATCATCTGGTAGACCGAGTCGCCCAGGTTTTCCCATCCCGTGGAGATGAACCCCATATTGCCGAATTGTCCGGGGATGTTATCGGGAGGGTCCATGCGGCTCGCATCATCGAGGATGTATACCCTGTAGTGGACCGGGAGATTCCTTCCAAGATTCATGGAGACCAGGATTTCTCCATCGGGACTGGAAACAACGAGGGCCTTGTCACCGGAGGCATTGATTTTTTCCTTTTCAGCGGACATCTTTCCATTGATGGCGGCGCCAGAGGGCCGTCGTTTCCGTCCATGGTCATCAGGGTCTTAAGGTCCGAGAAAAAGAGGCCGATCCTGAAGGGGATCTCAATGAAGGTATCCAAGAAGAAGGCGTTGGCGTAATGGATATGATAGATGGTGATGGCCGGGGTGCGAAGCCCCATGAAGAGCCTGGCCCTGTTGACCGTGCACCGGATGACCCGCACGGGGCCTTGCTTTACGGCGGTCAGCCTGGATTCGGAATCCTCTTCCGTTCTTACAAAGTCCAGTTTATGAAGAAACTTCCCGCTGTGTCTCGCCTTCATCTTGTCGGCCAGATTCGCGCCGTATTCATGGGGAGAAGCCCCCTTCCAGTTTAATGCATCCATGACAAAAGGGGTTTTCCTGGAGAATCCGACCCGGTAGGTTTGCGACTCGATCACATCGTCCTTGGGACGGTAGGAGACATAATGCGGCATGCCCGCTTGAGAGGTCTCGTGATCCAGGACCCATGCATAGACCCATTTACGGATATTTTTTATCGGATCACGGATTTCTATTTCCACGGCCGAGGAGAAGGTCATTCCCTCCAGCCGGGTCAGGGTCTGCTCTCCGGCATCGGATGCCATAAATACAAGCTCGTCGTTTTTGTCCATGGGCGATCTCCCTTGCCGTTCCTGCTCTTTTTTATCAGCCGGGATCAGAAATCTTCCGTTCATGTCCCTTCGGTCGATCTGGA
This is a stretch of genomic DNA from Nitrospirae bacterium CG2_30_53_67. It encodes these proteins:
- a CDS encoding IMP dehydrogenase, whose protein sequence is MNHEQIRLGLTYDDVLLVPARSSVLPKDTDTSTYLTGRIRLNIPIVSSAMDTVSEARLGIALAQEGGIAFIHKAMSLERQVMEIDKVKKSESGMIVDPITIEPDRRIHEAMAIMDKYRISGVPVTRGNRLVGILTNRDLRFETRLDLKVSEVMTKKNLITAPEGTTLEEAKEILHQHRIEKLLVVDRDGNLKGLITIKDIEKKMKFPNACKDDLGRLRVGAAIGVGEEALMRAEALIRSGVDVLCVDTAHGHSEGVLEAVRQIKKTYPDRDLVAGNVATAQGARDLIEAGADAIKVGIGPGSICTTRVVAGAGIPQITAIMDCAKVARESHVPVIADGGIKYSGDITKAMVAGANLVMIGGLLAGVEESPGETVLFQGRSYKVYRGMGSIGAMSSGSKDRYFQEHETLERKLVPEGIEGRVPYKGSLAESIYQLVGGLRSGMGYCGCRTIPELQEKAEFIRITVAGFRESHVHDVIITKEAPNYRLE
- a CDS encoding O-acetyl-ADP-ribose deacetylase; translated protein: MEKKIGKSRLTLVRGDITQAETEAIVNAANSSLMGGGGVDGAIHRAGGPKILEECKAIVARQGRCGTGEAVITSGGNLKARYVIHTVGPVWSGGGRNERELLSDAYRNSLRLAKENHIRSISFPSVSTGAYRFPIEEAAGIALSTVRDFLTEHPMDEVRFVLFSENDLKVYEDAFRKAFH
- a CDS encoding nuclease, producing MDTGFSCQTPLIRIIADDREQRSGTIEALKVLEDVEVFVQRLALGDYEVEGNFLFERKTLLDFTVSIQNGRLFDQACRLASSPKRPVLILEGTAGDLATSGMRREAIQGALITISLFLGIPVLRSQSPKESAQLICYAAKQMRRISVGALPHKGKRPKGKHRTQLQILQGLPGIGPAKAGRLLKTFGSVENAISARLEELKEVEGIGKMTAENIRWIVSEPESEYGFQNADLDL